A single window of Sphingobacterium sp. ML3W DNA harbors:
- a CDS encoding cupin domain-containing protein yields MMKLLFNYLFFALPVLFTACCNHVQTSGLKKNEEPVFARGEKVVSENFVGTVWLNYLAENDTTFNVNIGSVTFAPGARTNWHYHKGGQILLVTEGKGLYQEKGKPVEIIEKGQVVKCPPHIEHWHGATSTDTMMHVAIGTNTNIGGAVWLKPVTEEEYGSFR; encoded by the coding sequence ATGATGAAGCTTCTTTTTAATTACTTATTCTTCGCTTTACCCGTTTTATTTACGGCTTGTTGTAATCATGTACAGACTTCAGGGTTGAAAAAGAATGAAGAACCTGTTTTCGCTAGAGGAGAAAAAGTAGTTAGCGAAAATTTTGTCGGAACAGTATGGCTGAACTATTTAGCGGAGAATGATACGACCTTTAATGTCAATATCGGATCGGTGACTTTTGCTCCTGGTGCCAGAACCAATTGGCATTACCATAAAGGAGGTCAGATCTTATTGGTTACCGAGGGTAAAGGTTTATACCAAGAGAAGGGTAAGCCTGTAGAGATTATTGAAAAAGGGCAGGTTGTTAAATGTCCGCCTCATATAGAACATTGGCATGGCGCTACGTCTACCGACACGATGATGCATGTTGCTATCGGTACTAATACCAATATTGGTGGTGCTGTGTGGCTGAAGCCTGTTACTGAGGAGGAGTATGGTTCTTTTCGGTAG